A stretch of Girardinichthys multiradiatus isolate DD_20200921_A chromosome 20, DD_fGirMul_XY1, whole genome shotgun sequence DNA encodes these proteins:
- the LOC124857378 gene encoding fidgetin-like yields MLSPATPYSLLKMHWSPEHAAPLSQWPEQHLDVTSTTSPQSAHKQDPYSTAARRTYAPAGYPWASDDISALTASSLLKRYAEKYSGLELSYERTATGAYSESGSFLKTESEPWALSQGMDCYPGLEALTGSKVGSATVGIPATGSVTLVSSNLVSEPGYSGTATCNAPPSQEYPPAYNSTYLSPGYCPQPSAALPPAPLHTLQPTPTLVPSYSTSTPVYNYPPGCYPQASLSSGYNHPSASYLPSGISAPTPLAPRPTVVGGSYSYQCHNLGGRSDAGVPLKRKAFEMTEEVQEEVEAEGSHYKKFGNGPGSSHSKGNGNGQANGYDVSGSASDQQAYKPGKPLISPTYNGAGDYSPPSGLAGESVTGEHSFSQQQRRSVKIPASHTRAKDPTGGR; encoded by the exons ATGCTCAGTCCTGCCACCCCATACA GTCTGTTGAAGATGCACTGGTCTCCGGAGCACGCCGCCCCTTTATCTCAGTGGCCTGAGCAGCACCTAGATGTAACGTCCACCACCTCCCCCCAGTCTGCCCACAAACAAGACCCCTACAGTACTGCTGCCCGGCGCACCTATGCCCCTGCTGGGTATCCTTGGGCCAGTGACGACATATCTGCTCTTACGGCTTCTTCGCTCCTCAAACGATATGCTGAGAAGTACTCAGGACTGGAACTGTCATATGAACGCACTGCTACAGGTGCCTACTCTGAGTCTGGAAGTTTCCTAAAAACTGAATCAGAGCCCTGGGCTCTGAGTCAAGGCATGGATTGTTACCCCGGACTTGAGGCACTAACTGGCTCCAAGGTGGGGTCTGCCACTGTAGGAATACCAGCCACAGGAAGTGTAACATTAGTGAGTAGTAACTTAGTCTCGGAACCAGGCTATAGTGGCACTGCCACCTGTAATGCCCCACCATCTCAGGAATACCCTCCTGCCTACAATAGCACCTATCTGTCCCCAGGATACTGCCCTCAGCCCAGTGCAGCACTTCCACCTGCCCCTCTGCACACCTTGCAGCCAACACCTACTCTAGTGCCCAGCTACAGCACCAGCACTCCCGTCTACAACTACCCACCGGGTTGCTACCCCCAAGCCAGCCTTTCTTCTGGATACAACCACCCCAGTGCCTCCTACCTGCCCTCAGGAATTAGCGCTCCCACACCCCTGGCCCCTAGGCCTACCGTGGTCGGGGGTAGTTATAGTTACCAGTGCCACAACCTTGGAGGGAGGTCTGATGCAGGTGTGCCACTTAAACGCAAGGCCTTTGAGATGACAGAGGAAGTACAGGAGGAGGTAGAAGCGGAGGGATCGCACTACAAAAAGTTTGGCAATGGTCCAGGAAGCAGTCATAGCAAAGGTAACGGTAATGGCCAGGCCAATGGCTATGATGTTAGCGGCTCTGCCTCAGACCAGCAGGCCTACAAACCTGGAAAGCCCCTGATATCACCTACATACAACGGAGCAGGGGACTATAGCCCACCATCAGGCCTTGCAGGGGAGAGCGTAACTGGGGAGCACAGCTTTTCTCAACAGCAAAGAAGGTCTGTGAAGATACCTGCATCTCACACACGAGCAAAGGACCCCACTGGTGGCCGCTAA